A genomic stretch from Nocardia wallacei includes:
- a CDS encoding TetR/AcrR family transcriptional regulator, whose protein sequence is MTDPDDSPPDAADLPAWKQRAVDRSLRSAKARAGQRVQRFLDAAQAIITEKGSTDFTVQEVVDRSRQSLRSFYLQFDGKHDLLLALYEDALGRTTDQIRAATANSVHPLDKVRTAVELLFQLCRPDPHARRPLFTEFAPQLLSSHPAQIRLAHAALFTLFTELLTEAHGAGRLVSGANPRRVAAITMQTVMFIAQPAVIESESHPITADEVWSFCAHGLT, encoded by the coding sequence ATGACCGATCCCGACGACAGCCCGCCCGACGCCGCCGACCTACCCGCCTGGAAGCAGCGGGCGGTGGACCGGTCGCTGCGCTCCGCCAAAGCGCGGGCGGGACAGCGGGTGCAGCGGTTCCTGGACGCGGCGCAGGCCATCATCACCGAGAAGGGCAGCACCGACTTCACCGTCCAGGAGGTGGTCGACCGTTCGCGGCAGTCGTTGCGCAGTTTCTATCTGCAGTTCGACGGCAAACACGACCTGCTGCTGGCGCTGTACGAGGATGCCCTGGGCCGCACCACCGATCAGATCCGCGCCGCGACCGCCAACAGCGTGCATCCCCTGGACAAGGTCCGCACCGCGGTGGAGCTGCTGTTCCAGCTGTGCCGCCCGGATCCGCACGCCCGGCGGCCGCTGTTCACCGAGTTCGCGCCGCAGCTGCTGAGTTCGCATCCCGCCCAGATCCGGCTGGCGCACGCGGCACTGTTCACCCTGTTCACCGAGCTGCTCACCGAGGCGCACGGCGCGGGCCGCCTGGTCTCGGGCGCGAATCCCCGCCGCGTTGCCGCGATCACCATGCAGACCGTCATGTTCATCGCGCAACCGGCCGTCATCGAGTCGGAGTCGCATCCCATCACCGCCGACGAGGTGTGGAGCTTCTGCGCGCACGGCCTCACCTGA
- a CDS encoding ferredoxin translates to MKIRLDRTLCDGFGICAKHAPRHFSLDDWGYAAIDGDGTVAPADRDSVLRALLDCPVHAITELPTAESNAATTPSDAPTSERGPTP, encoded by the coding sequence GTGAAAATTCGTCTCGACCGGACACTCTGCGACGGCTTCGGCATCTGCGCCAAGCACGCGCCGCGGCACTTCTCCCTCGACGACTGGGGCTACGCGGCCATCGACGGGGACGGCACCGTCGCTCCGGCGGACCGCGACAGCGTGCTGCGTGCACTGCTGGATTGCCCGGTCCACGCCATCACCGAACTGCCGACCGCCGAATCGAACGCCGCCACAACGCCTTCCGACGCCCCGACGTCCGAACGGGGGCCCACTCCATGA
- a CDS encoding NADH-ubiquinone oxidoreductase-F iron-sulfur binding region domain-containing protein has translation MQETSDAIGSLTVGALPGCAPRLLRPGGAVEDLAAYRAAGGYAPLGAPDPLLTEVRHSGLRGRGGAAFPLAVKLTTVRDAWSRGRATVVVANGEEGEPASVKDKWLLRRRPHLVLDGLRLAAAIAGARRAYVYVSDPESARRVDAALTELDTAAVTDVVVELVTVAPGYVAGEETAAIRAIDGGPAKPSDKPPRPFEHGVGGAPTVVSNVETLAHLPFVHRYGGAAFRAVGTDASPGTFLATVTGGDRPAALYELPHGTPVTDLLALHGVSPDAVRGALTGGYFAGMVDRAVLGATLDHESMRGLGGGLGCGAISLLTRECPVAVAAGVLSYFDRENAGQCGSCFNGTAAMAASASALRDGRATMADVERLRRWSVVLRGRGACGTLDGAANTAATLLARFPAEVDAHLGGRCAACGDGIYLAERPFDAQAVLVS, from the coding sequence ATGCAAGAGACTTCGGACGCGATCGGGTCGCTCACCGTGGGCGCGCTGCCCGGTTGCGCGCCGCGGCTGCTGCGGCCGGGCGGCGCGGTCGAGGACCTGGCGGCGTATCGGGCCGCGGGCGGGTACGCGCCGCTCGGCGCCCCGGATCCGCTGCTGACCGAGGTGCGGCACAGCGGGCTGCGGGGGCGTGGCGGTGCGGCGTTTCCGCTCGCGGTCAAGCTGACCACCGTCCGTGACGCGTGGTCGCGTGGTCGAGCGACGGTCGTGGTGGCCAACGGCGAAGAGGGCGAACCGGCCTCGGTCAAGGACAAGTGGCTGCTGCGCCGCCGCCCGCACCTGGTGCTGGACGGGTTGCGGCTGGCGGCCGCGATCGCCGGGGCGCGGCGGGCGTACGTCTATGTCTCGGACCCGGAGTCCGCGCGCCGGGTCGACGCCGCGCTCACCGAACTCGACACGGCGGCGGTCACCGACGTCGTGGTCGAATTGGTCACGGTCGCACCAGGTTACGTCGCGGGCGAGGAGACCGCCGCGATCCGGGCGATCGACGGCGGCCCGGCGAAACCCTCGGACAAACCGCCGCGCCCCTTCGAGCACGGCGTCGGCGGCGCGCCGACAGTGGTGAGCAATGTCGAGACCCTGGCGCATCTGCCGTTCGTGCACCGGTACGGCGGCGCGGCGTTCCGGGCCGTCGGCACCGACGCCTCCCCCGGCACCTTCCTCGCCACGGTCACCGGCGGCGACCGCCCCGCCGCCCTGTACGAACTCCCGCACGGCACCCCGGTCACGGACCTGCTCGCGCTGCACGGTGTCTCGCCGGATGCCGTGCGCGGCGCGCTCACCGGCGGCTATTTCGCGGGCATGGTGGACCGCGCGGTCCTGGGCGCCACGCTCGACCACGAGTCGATGCGCGGCCTCGGCGGCGGGCTGGGCTGCGGTGCGATCTCGCTGCTCACACGCGAATGCCCGGTCGCCGTCGCGGCGGGCGTGCTGAGCTACTTCGATCGCGAGAATGCCGGGCAATGCGGCTCCTGCTTCAACGGCACCGCCGCCATGGCCGCCTCGGCATCGGCCCTGCGCGACGGGCGGGCCACCATGGCCGATGTCGAGAGATTGCGGCGCTGGTCGGTGGTGCTGCGCGGCCGCGGCGCCTGCGGCACTCTGGACGGCGCGGCCAACACCGCTGCCACGTTGCTCGCCCGGTTCCCCGCCGAGGTCGACGCGCATCTCGGCGGGCGGTGCGCCGCCTGCGGCGACGGAATCTATCTGGCAGAGCGGCCCTTCGACGCGCAGGCGGTGCTGGTCTCGTGA